The sequence CGTCTTGGGCTGGCCCAGACGTCTGGGGAGACGGAGGCCCCgctgggtggtggtgatggtggagaagGTTGGGTAGCAGGACGGGGGTGGCGGGGCAACCACGCTGGCCGCTGGTGGTCAGGGAGTACTTCCTGTGCGGACGCTGCTCCGGGAGCAGGATGGTTGAtttctccctccatcctcaccCAGGCCCCTCGGGGTCGCCCCTTCCTGTgcaccccattttacaggtagggGACAGACAAGGGGCAGTGACGGCAGGACATTGAGCAGACTGGCCTGCATCCCCCGCCAGCACTTGGCCAGGATGACCGCTGCCCTGGGCAGTCAGAGAAATGAGCTCCCATCCTTTCCACCACCCGGGGCCCAGGTCTTGGCCTGCCTGCTCTTCATCATTTTCACCTGGAAGCTTTCCCTCTGGAGGGGTTTGGTGTCAGCTGAGAGCCGGGGTGTGGAGCCGAATGGCCTGGGGCCTGGTCCAGCCCTGAGCGGGCGTCAGGGTTGGGGGTTACATGGCTGGATGTCCCGCCAGCCCCGTTCTCCTGCCTCTTGCAGAGAGAAAGAAGCGTCGTCAGCTCCGTGCAGGGGCTTAGGACGCCGAAACGGCGGAACGCTTCTTGCTCCCGTTTCTCTCTTGGAGGGCGAGGATCAGCCTGGCTGTGGCTCCCATGGGGAGGGGGCCCTGAGCTCTCAGAGGGCGGGGGCAGTGGTCCTGCCTCTGATGCTCTCCCTGTGGATGTGCCCGCAGAGCAAGCTGCGCCCCCCCCCGCCGCCCTGGAGCTCCGACACCCCCACCtctggggagggcaggaggggccaAGGAATCTATTTTGTTAAGAAACGTAAATGAAAATGTATGATTTCCAGGGTGAACAGCCCTACCAGCAAATAAGGTTTCCGCAGCCCTGCAAAGGTGGAGGTGGGTGAACAATAAAGGGAGGTTGTGTCTGACAGCCCCTGGCACGGAGGAGTCTGCGCCGGGGGGCAAACACCACCCTTCCCGGTGGCCCTGCCGTCACCCTCTGAGCCATCCCCGGCCTCCACCCCCTGCCCATCGTCCAGGAAAGACTCAGGAGGGAGCGCACAGGTTTACGCCTTTATTGCTGAAGGAGGAGCGGCCCCGAGCAGGAGGCCCcaggaggggcctggaggggcctGGGTCCCAGGAGGGGTGACCGAGGTCCTGGTCCCTCCTCATCCCCCGGATAGGGGAGGCGGGGGTGACGTCGTCTGTCCTCAGAGGAGCCAAGGCTCCCTGGCCCTGAAATGGACATGGGGCTCCCCTGTGATTCCTGGGGTACCTGCCAGACCCTTGCCAGCCTCTCCACGGCTGGGGGTGCAGGACGGCCCCTCCTCGGGAGAAGGACCCCCTAGCCTCCCCCTGAGGTGCCCACTTCCTGGGCCCCCACCTTGGCCCTTAGCTCGGCCCAGAAGGAGCTGGAGAAGGTCAGTGTGTGAGTGAGGTCAGGACACAGGTCACCCCACAAGAGTGGGCATGTGGCCAGCCGGCTCTGCAGTCGCCAGGAGGGACCCCAGCTTCCAGCCATTCCCACTGGGGAACCCCAGGGCCTAATGGGGGATCCCAGGCCCCACCAAGACCCCCTACCCCATGTGCGTGCCCAGGACGTGGGCAGGGCGGGCAGCTTACCCCAGAGGTGCCGGCAGGGGCTCAGCTAGACACGGCACTGCTCTGTGGGGGAGGGAGAGTCGGGGGGGGGGTCAGGAAGGGACTGGACGCCCCAGGACAGAGGGAGCTGGCACGGGGTGGAGAGGGGCCCCCCACGGGGTGCTgcaccccatcccctcctcccgggaggcctggggagggaaCACGGGCGGCCGAGCTCACCCGCCCCCTGGCGCAGGTCCAGGACCATCTGCATATGCTCCGGCAGCAAGGCCAGGGCCACGGCGAATTTCTCCATGACCTCGTCGTCCACCTCAGGGTCCTGGCTATGGGGGCAGGGCGTCAGGCCCCGAGGCAGCCCCAGGCCTGAGAGCCCAGAAACCCCGAGGGCTCCCCCTGGGCGTGAGCCCGGGAAGGGGGCCCCATTGTGCTGGGGCTCGAGGAGCTTGgtcctgccccacctcccagggTGGTCTGCAAGGCTCGGACCCCTGCCCGGCCCCCTCAGTCCcgttcctctccccttcctccccggGGCGGTGCAGCGGTGTCTGTACCGTCACGGGAGGAAAGGCTCCCCTCTGCCCCCCTAGCCTGGTCTCCCCCTGACCCCTAGTGGGCTGACTTAGGACCAGGAGCCTCGACTGCCCGGTGACCACGGCCCCCTTGGGAGCAAGCGCAGCCTCGCCACTGTATTTACTTCGGTCAGAAGGTTGCCCTTTAAAGTTGCTTTCATATCGGAAAGTGTTCTGAAGTTGTTAAAAATCTCCTCCTTGAAGACTGTTGGATTAATATTAGCCAGTTCTGCCCACTGGGAGGGGAAGCCGCTCCTCCTGGGGAGAGACCACTGAGCCTTCTGCCTCGGCCCGCTCACCCGTCCCAGACCTTGTCCCAAGCACTCTGCCCCCTGCGTGCCAGCTACATCTGAACACCAGGTTCTGGGGCCGAGGCTGGGACCTTGGCTCCCGTGTCCCGTGGGGGCCAGCGAGGAAGACCACTCCCCTTCCTGCCGCCAGGCCATGAAGGTCGGGGATCTTGAGTGCTCCTTATTCCCAGCTCCACCAAGGGTCACGTCTCGGTGAGGCGCAGCCCTTCCGGACACGCTATGCAAGGTCCCCACATACCCAGACACTGGCACATCACGCTGCCCTCGTCGGTGGCTGTGGTGCCCTCCATGCAGAAGATCATGTAGCTGCTGTAGTCTGTGTCCAGCACGGAAATCTTCCTTTCCCCGTGACCTAGAAAAGGGGCCTGAAATCTCTGCTGACCCCCTCCACCACAACCGTCGGGGGGCCCAGAGCTTCGCCTGGGAGCGCTGTTTCCCATGGCGGCCACTGGGCAGGCAGTACCCTCTCCGGACACCCAGGGGACACCCTCTCTACTGGGTGCAGAAAGCCCACTGCTGGCAGCACTAGTCTGATGGGCCCCCAGCCAGGACACTTCCGACAGCGTCATCCAGCTGAGACCGGCCCCCCCCCCTGCACTCGGGCCGAGAGTGGAGACAGCTCTGACACGCTGATGCGGCGGCAAAGCCGCTGTGTCCTACCGCTCGCTTGCGCAGACTCTGCTTCCCGTGTCCTGCACGTGGcgtccattcagtcagtcatcGTTCACACCCGCAGGCACTAAATCCCAGGGGGCCCCCTCCCTGGGGATAGCTGCCCAGGTCCGTGAGCAATCAACAAGTAATTCAGGATGGAACTTGAGTCTGGGGTGACACATGGACTGCAAAGAGTGGAAGACAGAGGGGGAGTATTTCCAGAGGAAGGCTGGCGGTGGCTCTGTCTTTCAGAGGTGGGGGGAGCTGGGGGAGCGTGGGGAGACCCTGCATCCTTGGAGTCCTCATCCCGGCTTGATTGGGAGCAGGACGATGGTGAGTCCAGCCACCTTCCCAGGCAGACCCGAGGTCCTGCAGGTGAGGAGTAGGGGGTCTCCACCACACCCACTGCCTTTCAGAAAGAGGATgggggggtcttccctggtggctcagtggcaaagaatccacctgccaacacaggagacatgggttcgatccttggtccatgaagatcccacaggctgtggagcaactaagctggcTCTATAACTATTAAGCTGCTTTCTAGATCCCGAGAGCCACGACTACCAGCCAACGCGCTGCAACGACCAAggccgtgtgccctagagcccgtgctctgcaaagagaaaagcctctgcaccgcaactagaggaaagcccgtgCAACAAGGAAGACCCGgccatccaaaaataaataaataaatgaagttaaaTATATACGGAAAAGAGACTGTGGCAAATAGCAGAGGCGAGAGGCCCTGTGGATCGGACAGAGGTTAGCTGGACCCTGGCGGGGGGGGCTGGATCTGGGGGCCCAGGGGTGTGTCCCAGGGAGGCTGCCAGGACTGGGGTCAGAGGTGAGGCCTGGAATGTTCCAGAAGCAGGTTCCAGATCGGAGAAGCAAATGCACAGTGCTCCTGCCCACAGGTCTGGTTTGTTTTGGAGATTTTTAAGGAGCCACAGGCCAGTCAGCGAACAGGGAGGTGGCCACATGTCTGCCCACCTAACCCACCCCCACGGTGCACAGGgcgcctgccccccaccctccaccttcGCCAAGCAGGGGGTGCGACAGGGCGGGAGGGCGTGGGGCCTCAGGCCTCGTCACCCCAAGAATGACAGGGGCaggaggggcaggaggcagggccgGTGTGCCGCTCTAGGCCACAGACTCGAGCCGACTCCTGCTGCCAGGACGGTGAGCATCTCAGGGCATCGGGCGGGGCCCTGTGTGGGCTGGGGCTGCCCCACGGGCACACGGGCCCGGGCTGGGGGCACTCACAGTCGACCGTGAAGACAGCAGGGTCCTCGGTCTTCAGGGCCATGAGGGTCTTCTCCACACACTCGTGGTTTTCCCTGAAAAGCCAGGCGGTTGCGGGAGAAGGGGTCATTCATGAGCCCTACAGCGGGACAGGAGCTGAGCTCCGGGAAGTGTCCACGGGGCAGGCGGGCGCCTCGGCTGGCCCTCCATGGGCCCCAGCAGGCGACCCAGGGGAGGGACAGCGGGGCAGGCAGAGCAGGCCAGCACCCAGCAGGCGACCCAGCGGGGCAGGCAGAGCAGGCCGGCACCCAGCAGGCCTGTGGCCGGAGGCCAAGGGCACAGGGCATCACTAACCCCGTCCACGCGGGGCTTGGACACAGCGCTTCCGAGGATGCGGAGCTCACGACGGCTCAGAATTCCTCAAGTCTCCGGCTCCCCCTCTCTGGGACGGACGGGACTCCTGGCAGCAACCCCCAGGCCCTGATGCCCAGCATGTTGCACACAGGATCTCCCCACACCGACCCCAGGGCTGCTCTATGTGATGGCCTTTTTGCCCCACGGCTCTGGGCCAGGCTCCGAGGGGACAGGGACCTCTGAGCCCCATTCCGCATCCCTGGGGCCCTGGTCCCCCCTACACCCCAGCCCTGGGGACGAGCAGTTACACATTGGTGGTGGAGGACACCCACCGTTTCTGCAGCAGGACCTCCAGGTCACCCTGGGGGGTGGGTCTCAGCTCCTCCACGTACACTTTCAGCGGGCCACTCTCGGCGCCCAGAAGGGACATGTCGCTGGCCGCCATGGCCACCACGTGCCACGTCCCCGCCACCTGGGGCGGGACCTTGCGCTGCACCCCGGGAGCGGGAGGGGGCCCAGCCCCACAGTGGGTCCTCTGTCCCACCCCAGCCGGGCCAGGATGTCTCCTACAcggccagggctctcaggaagTGTGATACACGCGGGTTTCGGGTGCACTTGGAGACCACCTACTGTGCGCAGACatgtgggtgggaggggggaggtcCTTGAATATTTGCAACAACCCGTGTCTCTGCCTGCCCCCCCGGCCCCTCACTGTCCTAAGTCAGCCCCCATTCGGGGTGTGGACCCTCTGAGGATGAGTCCACCCTGGGACGGAGGGGGAGACGGGAGAGTCTGGGGACGAGGTATCTGGAGACAAGTCCCTCCAAAGTCTGCGGGACCAGGTGGTGCCTCCAGGGGGTCGCCTGTTCTCGTCCCGCATTAGACTCCCGCGGTCCAGGCTTTCCTGCCCCCTCTCAGCCCCGGACCCCAGCCCCCGacgcccaccctccaccccagacCCCATACCTTTCTAATGTCCAAGTCCCCCGCCGTCTGGGGGATGTGGGCAGCCTGGACGCCACAGGCGAGGGCCAGGCCCAGGGCGAGCAGGAGGCACTTCATGGATGCAGCTGGGGTCGCACTTCTGAGCTCCGGAGAGACGGGAAGTCTGAAGAAGTGGGCTCGGGGGCTTATATAGGAGGAGGGCCGGCCGGCCAGCCCAGGCTgggcccccccaacccccacctcgtGGTTCCCCAAATCACCCATGACTCATCCTTGGGGCCACAAAGGCGCTATCTTCCAGGACAGCACAAGGCCCTCCCTCTGGACCGATGTCACTGCCTTCCGTCTGAGGCCAAGCAGGAAGGCCCCCTGTGTCCTGGGTCCTGACGGTTCCTGTTGGGCCCTAACTGGGGAGGGTCTGGGCTTCGGGTCCAGGCTGGCTGCCAGCGTCAGAAATGCTTCCTGGGTCAGGTTCTTGGACCATGATGGGCAAGTGAGAGCCAGCGCTGAGGACTGGGTGTCAAAGAAGGCGGATCTGTGGGTCAGCCGGCGACCAGAGAGCCCCGTGCCCGCCAGGACCCAGGGACATGGCCAGGGGTGGCCGTCTGCCCGCACAAAGGGCTCGCATCACCGCGCTCCTGACAGGTCCCCTGCGTGAGCGTCCCCGTGTGTGTGTACGTGGTTCGCCCAGCTACCTGCGTGCGCACGCCTGGGCCGCGTGCGCTCCGTGAATGGGTGGCCCGAgtgacccccccacacacaccatctTGCTCCCATTGTCACCATCCGTGGGAAAGGCCAGCATCTCAGTCGGGGTTCGAGTGGTCCAGGGGCACATCCAGGGGGCAGCGCCAGCTCCCGTGGTCAGAACACACGGGGTGCCTAGATGTCTCTGGCCAAACCCCCACACTGGAACCTTGCCGCCTTCCGGTGCCACCCTCTCAGGCCGGCTCTAAGTGGCCCCAGCGTGGGCAGCCGCCTCCTGCACCCCCACGCCCAGCCCATCCAGGACCTAGGCCTGCCTCCACCTCTTCCACAATGGTGGCACCTTGAAGAGTCTCGAGCCCTCTCTTTGAGCAGGGCCTGCCTTGGGAAGCACTGGAGCCGGAGGTCCACCACCCCTAAAATGAGAGCATGTCCCAGAGACGAGAAGTAGAGACTGAGGCAGGCGAGGCTGCCAGAAGATTTATGCAGGGGAGCAGCCCTGGGGGACgtgtgggggcaggagaagggactgGAGGGGGCTGGCACCCAGGGGATGCAGACAGGCTGGGCTCCGTGGGCACAGAGAGGGGTGTGGGGCAGACCTGCAGAAGTGCAGGGGAAGGGGTTGAGGACCCAGGAGTCCAAGTCCCCAGGTGGAGCTCCCTCCCggccctgggagcctggtgggcagtgaGCAGCTCACTGAGGCTGAAAGTCACCCCCCTGAACCCCCACACGTGGGCTCCTGGAGTCATGCGAGGAGGGGCCTTTGGGACCACAGTCCAAACGCAAGAGGCGGGGGCGTGAGGGTGGAAGCAGACCAGGGGCCTCCGCTCTACAGGTGCCTCCAGGAGCCGAGAGAGGCCGGGCACAGATTCTCCACCAGAGCCTCCGAGGGTCCTGCACGGCCCACACGTGGTCATCAGACTCCCAACTCCCGGACCAAGAGGCAGAGTGTGCTGTCTGAGGCACTGGTCTAAGGCAGTCTGCTCCTGCCACCCTGGGAGCTTCCTGGTGGTGGGTTAAAACAACACACACGTTCTTACAGtctggatggatgaatggatgagtggggggatgggtggatggatagagggACTGATGGATGgctagatgggtggatggatgagtgaatggaGGATGAGTGGATgcgtgggtggatggatggatggatagagggaCTGATGGAGGgatagatggacagacagatggatagaGGGAGAGATGAGTGATTGGAGGATGTGTGGTTGGACGGGtgtgtagatggatggatggatggattagtGGATGGATGAGTTTGTagagggatggatggagggagggagggatagtgTGAGTGGATGATTGGATAGGAGGTAGGGGGATGGATAGATGTATGGGTATGTGGATGGCTTGCTTAACTCATATTGGATGGGCCATTTGGCTTCTCTTTCTCATGATCCCTCTGCCTTTCAAGGTGCTTTCATGTCCGTTTTCACTCTTGCCTCCCACACTGGTGGCAAGAACGAGACACACAGGGCCAAGGACCTGACCTGGATACACCGTTGTTAGTGGCAAGGTTGGCCTTGAGCCACCTCAGCCAGAAGCTGGCTCGGGGACACGGCATCGCTTCCTCCTTCAGGGCCTCCCAAGGCCTGGCGCGGGGCCATCCTCCTGAGCCCAGGTTGGCCCCGGCCTGCCAGATTCTGCAGATCCCCAGGCCATTCCTCACAATGGGGCCTTGTGTCTCTCTGGCTCGATTTTTGGCTCTATCTGGAACTTGCCAAAAGCCTTGAGTGAAGGCAGAGTGACAGCTGAGTCTCCTAGTCAACggagggaggcaggaaagagAGAGCCCCAGCTCCCCGGGCTGCGGGTGGTGGTTACGGCTTTGAGGTGGTGCCAGTATATATTCACACTCAGAGTCGAAAAGTGGGACTCGGAGTCCTGAAGACACGCCCTGTCGTCCCCCAGCCTCCCTACCCCACCCGGTGGACTCAATACACACGATGAGCCCGGCAAAGGGACACTTTCTGCCCCTGCAGCTCACGTTTTAGGGTGAACGAAATCGGAGCCTCCTCCTTCACGAGTCAGACTATTCCTTTTACTACAAGAAGATGAAGATTGCAGCGCAACTCttaaagagaaaatggaagaacATGAGAAAATCAAAAGGGGAGCACAGCCCATCGGAACGTGAGGGGCCCCTTTAAAGCAGTGCTCCCAGGAGGACCTGTTGTCCTAAAAATAATCTTAACAGAcaagaagaatgaaaaggaatTAATTAGCCATACCGCTGAAAGATTAGGGGGTAAACACAACAGACAGTGAGGAAGGAGAGGCGCATATAAAAGCAGGAACTACGGGATCAGAAAATC is a genomic window of Muntiacus reevesi chromosome 3, mMunRee1.1, whole genome shotgun sequence containing:
- the PAEP gene encoding LOW QUALITY PROTEIN: glycodelin (The sequence of the model RefSeq protein was modified relative to this genomic sequence to represent the inferred CDS: inserted 1 base in 1 codon), which gives rise to MKCLLLALGLALACGVQAAHIPQTAGDLDIRKVAGTWHVVAMAASDMSLLGAESGPLKVYVEELRPTPQGDLEVLLQKRENHECVEKTLMALKTEDPAVFTVDCHGERKISVLDTDYSSYMIFCMEGTTATDEGSVMCQCLARTLRXDDEVMEKFAVALALLPEHMQMVLDLRQGAGRASEAGPLPPPSESSGPPPHGSHSQADPRPPREKREQEAFRRFGVLSPCTELTTLLSLCKRQENGAGGTSSHTSGPAQDGVTSPQRVPPAGNTVVPVTIDRRTDKEAVDTAVPSAGSDLSLSKRLTPEVFLALAASMDPEPRHPPALPPAFWGLPGTVQA